A genomic window from Parvularcula sp. LCG005 includes:
- a CDS encoding bifunctional 2-methylcitrate synthase/citrate synthase, which translates to MSDTEIRYGLQGVVADDTAISKVMPESNSLTYRGYPVQDLAVQCRFEEVAYLIWNGELPTASQLAAFERAEIAARGAGDEVLSVLSMMSRDAHPMDTLRTAVSFLGQADPQAEDATPEALMDKSISLYAKIPELIAADFRRRQGKKPIAPTSELGFCENFFHMCFGSVPKPEIVKCFDISMTLYAEHSFNASTFTARTITSSMSDIYSAVTGAIGSLKGPLHGGANEAVMHMLREVGSAEKAEAWMLDALATKKKIMGFGHRVYRSGDSRVPTMTAALERIVAVIDTKEAQDLWAMSRVLDDTMVREKGIYPNLDFPAGPAYYLMGFAIPMFTPIFVMSRITGWTAHIMEQWSRNRLIRPLSNYDGPAERAVTPLATR; encoded by the coding sequence ATGTCCGATACGGAAATCCGTTACGGCCTTCAGGGGGTGGTCGCTGATGACACGGCCATTTCCAAGGTCATGCCCGAATCCAACTCGCTGACCTATCGCGGCTATCCGGTGCAGGATCTGGCGGTTCAATGCCGGTTTGAGGAAGTGGCCTACCTTATCTGGAATGGCGAATTGCCGACGGCGTCGCAGCTGGCGGCGTTTGAACGGGCAGAAATCGCGGCCCGCGGCGCCGGCGATGAAGTGCTGTCCGTGCTGTCGATGATGAGCAGGGATGCTCATCCCATGGACACGCTGCGCACGGCGGTCAGCTTTTTGGGGCAGGCCGATCCGCAGGCGGAGGATGCGACGCCTGAGGCGTTGATGGACAAATCCATCTCGCTCTACGCGAAAATCCCTGAACTCATCGCTGCCGATTTCCGGCGCCGTCAGGGCAAGAAGCCGATCGCCCCGACGAGTGAGCTGGGGTTCTGTGAGAATTTCTTTCACATGTGCTTTGGCAGTGTTCCGAAGCCTGAAATTGTCAAATGCTTCGACATTTCGATGACGCTTTACGCCGAGCATTCTTTCAATGCATCGACCTTCACGGCACGGACGATCACATCGTCCATGTCAGATATCTATTCGGCTGTCACAGGGGCGATCGGTTCGCTGAAAGGGCCGCTTCACGGCGGTGCCAATGAGGCGGTCATGCATATGCTGCGTGAGGTGGGTTCAGCGGAGAAGGCAGAGGCGTGGATGCTCGATGCGCTCGCCACGAAGAAGAAAATCATGGGCTTTGGTCACCGCGTCTACCGGTCCGGTGACAGCCGTGTCCCGACCATGACGGCTGCGCTGGAGCGCATAGTAGCGGTGATCGACACCAAGGAAGCGCAGGATCTCTGGGCCATGTCCCGCGTGCTGGACGATACGATGGTTCGGGAGAAGGGAATCTATCCAAATCTCGATTTCCCGGCCGGTCCGGCCTATTACCTGATGGGTTTTGCCATCCCGATGTTCACGCCAATTTTCGTGATGTCTCGCATCACAGGCTGGACGGCGCACATCATGGAACAGTGGTCGAGAAACCGCCTGATCCGGCCTTTGTCAAATTATGACGGTCCTGCGGAGCGGGCCGTGACACCGTTGGCGACCCGTTAA
- a CDS encoding FadR/GntR family transcriptional regulator: MSFLRDSVKDVGGAMEILTDTLPSRDTTLGNLTQRIVQDLGSAIITGEFTSDTPFPNEADICKRYGASRSIVREAVKVLNAKGLVTARPRRGTQVRPDNEWNLMDPDVLSWLLKRRFNLPLLIDFTRTRLAIEPMAAQEAARTGTQSQLDVIEQAMRGLREARMGADDPLNADIRFHLSLLEASNNRFFFHMRPMVEAALRFAVRFDRLEGAGVERDLQVHDEVTQAILRRDGAGASAAIKGLLEQNLHVMLKALEEVSASDVKATA; the protein is encoded by the coding sequence TTGTCGTTCCTGCGTGACAGCGTGAAGGATGTAGGCGGCGCCATGGAGATTTTGACGGATACACTCCCATCGCGTGACACGACGCTTGGGAATTTGACCCAGCGCATCGTGCAGGATCTGGGGTCAGCGATCATCACAGGCGAGTTTACGTCTGACACGCCGTTCCCCAATGAAGCCGATATCTGCAAACGCTATGGTGCAAGCCGAAGCATCGTCCGAGAAGCGGTCAAGGTCCTGAATGCGAAGGGGCTTGTCACGGCCCGACCACGCCGGGGGACGCAGGTCCGCCCGGATAATGAATGGAACCTGATGGACCCCGATGTCCTGTCATGGCTACTGAAACGCCGCTTCAACCTGCCGCTTCTGATTGATTTTACCCGCACCCGACTCGCGATTGAGCCCATGGCCGCGCAGGAGGCAGCCCGGACGGGTACTCAAAGCCAGCTCGACGTCATTGAACAGGCCATGCGTGGCCTGAGAGAGGCGCGCATGGGCGCTGATGATCCGCTGAATGCGGATATTCGGTTTCATCTCTCGCTGCTTGAAGCAAGCAACAACCGCTTCTTCTTTCACATGCGTCCCATGGTTGAGGCCGCGCTGCGATTCGCGGTTCGTTTTGACCGGTTGGAGGGGGCGGGCGTGGAGCGCGATCTGCAGGTGCACGATGAGGTCACGCAGGCGATTCTGCGGCGCGACGGCGCGGGGGCATCGGCGGCGATCAAAGGACTGCTTGAGCAGAACCTGCATGTCATGCTGAAAGCGCTCGAAGAGGTGTCTGCGAGCGACGTCAAAGCGACGGCCTGA
- a CDS encoding aldose epimerase family protein, producing the protein MQEENVTGQASVDRKAYGVTTSGEKVDLFTLTNANGLSANIIEYGGTLTSLMVPDASGQLENVVLGLDSLEDYEACEAYLGALIGRSGNRIAKGRATVDGTTLDLPINNGPNHLHGGPKGFHKVVWSGKAHTDDVGAHLELRYRSVDGEEGYPGNLDVVVIYSLTNDDELRIDYQAQTDKPTICNLTHHSYFDLSGGSARSVLNTLLQLDATQFTPVDETLIPTGDLRDVEGTPFDFTELQPIGERISEDDEQLAYAGGYDHNFVLTAEPDEDGLRAAALVIDPDSGRAMEVLTTEPGMQFYSGNFLDGSLRGQGRVYRKRSGFCLETQGFPDSPNQPAFPTTILMPGDTYRSTTLYCFMTADESDDEDEGHDD; encoded by the coding sequence ATGCAAGAAGAAAACGTCACCGGCCAAGCCAGTGTCGACCGCAAAGCCTATGGCGTCACCACATCTGGTGAGAAGGTGGATCTGTTCACCCTGACCAACGCAAATGGGCTGTCAGCCAATATCATAGAATATGGTGGGACACTGACCTCGCTGATGGTGCCTGATGCCTCCGGTCAGCTTGAAAATGTCGTTCTCGGACTTGATTCCCTCGAAGATTATGAGGCTTGCGAAGCCTATCTTGGCGCACTGATCGGCCGGTCCGGTAATCGGATCGCCAAGGGTCGCGCGACGGTCGACGGCACAACGCTTGATCTGCCTATCAACAACGGACCCAATCATCTCCATGGCGGACCAAAGGGTTTTCACAAGGTGGTCTGGTCAGGCAAGGCGCATACTGACGATGTTGGTGCGCATCTTGAACTCCGCTATCGCAGCGTTGATGGCGAGGAAGGCTATCCGGGCAATCTGGATGTCGTTGTCATCTATAGCCTGACAAATGACGATGAGCTGCGGATCGACTATCAGGCCCAGACGGATAAACCGACCATCTGCAATCTGACCCATCACAGCTATTTCGACCTGTCCGGTGGCAGCGCGCGGTCGGTTCTCAACACGCTGCTGCAGCTGGATGCAACGCAGTTCACCCCGGTAGACGAGACACTCATCCCGACGGGCGATTTGCGCGATGTCGAGGGCACGCCTTTCGACTTCACCGAATTGCAGCCCATTGGTGAGCGAATATCGGAGGATGACGAGCAATTGGCCTACGCTGGCGGCTACGATCATAATTTTGTCCTGACGGCTGAACCAGACGAGGACGGCCTGCGGGCAGCGGCGCTTGTTATTGATCCGGACAGCGGCCGCGCCATGGAAGTGCTGACGACCGAGCCGGGCATGCAGTTCTATTCGGGAAATTTTCTTGATGGCTCACTGCGGGGGCAGGGCCGCGTCTATCGCAAAAGATCCGGGTTCTGTCTTGAAACCCAGGGTTTCCCCGACAGTCCAAATCAGCCTGCGTTTCCGACGACGATCCTGATGCCTGGCGATACCTATCGCTCGACAACGCTCTACTGCTTCATGACGGCAGATGAATCGGACGACGAAGACGAAGGACATGACGACTGA
- a CDS encoding Lrp/AsnC family transcriptional regulator, giving the protein MKLDKIDIKILTHLQSNARMTNAELAERVGLSPTPCLRRLRRLETEGVIKGYRTDVDRDVLGLPVTVIILVKLEKEDEVALRAFEQTISQRSEVMECHLVTGKFDYFLRVVLPTLTAYESFLSESLLRTENIASIESSFTLREVLRRPVLPMNH; this is encoded by the coding sequence GTGAAGCTCGACAAGATCGACATTAAAATTCTCACGCATTTGCAGAGTAACGCCCGCATGACCAATGCCGAATTGGCAGAACGGGTCGGTCTTTCGCCGACCCCCTGCCTGCGGCGGTTACGGCGTCTCGAGACAGAAGGCGTGATCAAGGGATATCGGACGGACGTTGATCGTGACGTGCTCGGACTTCCTGTTACCGTTATCATTCTCGTCAAGCTGGAGAAAGAGGATGAGGTTGCCCTGAGGGCATTTGAACAGACGATCTCCCAGCGCAGTGAGGTCATGGAATGTCACCTCGTGACGGGCAAGTTCGACTATTTCCTCAGGGTGGTTCTGCCGACCCTGACGGCCTATGAAAGTTTCCTGTCGGAAAGCCTTCTGCGTACCGAGAATATCGCTTCGATTGAATCGAGCTTCACGCTGCGGGAGGTTCTTCGGCGTCCCGTCTTGCCGATGAATCACTAG
- a CDS encoding sodium/sugar symporter: protein MQLEMIDLLIVAGYAVILLGIALVVSREPAGHNKNTEDYFLAGKSLPWWAIGASLIAANISAEQIIGMAGSGFAMGLAIASYEWMAAITLVIVGKFFLPIFLKRGIYTMPQFLESRFGPTVKYVMSVFWLILYTVVNLTTVMWLGATAINTLTGLDMFYGMLALGAFAAAYSLYGGLKAVAMTDIIQVVMLIGGGLLITWLALGQVAPSGNPVEGFAVLADDLPQKFNMIFSKENFFYNDLPGIGVLLGGMWIMNLSYWGFNQYIIQRALGAKSIQEAQRGVLFAGYLKLLVPFIVVIPGIAAFYLQPDLACPGTELLVDPASYQATCAAAADGAAVSPSFDRAYPTMMALAPVGIRGLIFAALIAAIVSSLASMINSISTIFTMDLVRPLIARDATEKTLVTVGRVVSFVALLIALFLATPLLGNSPQVFQNIQNWTGLFTPGITALFFLGMFWKRATEIGALAAVIGSVLLSLFWPKLFPGMPFMDRVGIVFLIAMAIGVVVSYLQKPQSEEKVVDLRGISFRTGPIFNFASIAIIVILCGLYGIWW from the coding sequence ATGCAACTCGAAATGATCGACCTGCTGATCGTGGCAGGCTACGCCGTCATCCTGTTGGGCATCGCACTTGTGGTGTCTCGAGAACCTGCGGGCCACAACAAGAATACCGAGGACTATTTTCTCGCCGGTAAATCATTGCCCTGGTGGGCTATCGGCGCGTCGCTGATCGCGGCGAATATCTCCGCAGAACAGATCATCGGCATGGCCGGGTCAGGTTTTGCCATGGGCTTGGCCATCGCGTCCTATGAGTGGATGGCCGCGATTACGCTCGTCATTGTCGGCAAGTTCTTCCTGCCCATCTTCCTCAAACGCGGCATCTACACCATGCCGCAATTCCTTGAGAGCCGGTTCGGCCCGACCGTGAAGTACGTGATGAGCGTCTTCTGGCTCATTCTCTACACGGTGGTGAACCTCACAACTGTGATGTGGCTTGGCGCAACGGCCATCAACACGCTGACCGGTCTCGACATGTTCTACGGCATGCTGGCACTTGGGGCATTTGCTGCGGCCTATTCGCTATATGGCGGCCTGAAAGCCGTGGCGATGACCGACATCATCCAAGTGGTAATGCTGATCGGCGGTGGCCTGCTGATCACTTGGCTGGCCTTGGGCCAGGTGGCCCCATCGGGCAATCCGGTGGAAGGTTTCGCCGTGCTGGCGGATGATCTGCCGCAGAAATTCAACATGATCTTCTCCAAAGAGAATTTCTTCTACAACGACCTTCCCGGCATTGGCGTCCTGTTGGGCGGCATGTGGATCATGAACCTCAGCTATTGGGGCTTCAACCAGTACATCATCCAGCGGGCGCTCGGCGCCAAGAGCATTCAGGAAGCCCAGCGCGGCGTCCTGTTCGCAGGCTACCTCAAGCTCCTCGTGCCGTTCATCGTGGTCATTCCAGGCATTGCGGCCTTCTATCTGCAGCCAGATCTGGCCTGTCCGGGGACGGAGCTGCTGGTCGATCCGGCAAGCTATCAGGCCACCTGTGCTGCTGCCGCTGACGGCGCGGCGGTCAGTCCGAGTTTCGACCGGGCGTACCCGACCATGATGGCGCTCGCACCGGTGGGTATTCGCGGACTGATCTTTGCGGCGCTGATTGCGGCAATCGTCTCGTCGCTCGCCTCCATGATCAACTCGATCTCGACCATCTTTACGATGGACCTCGTGCGGCCGCTGATTGCCCGCGATGCGACCGAGAAGACGCTGGTCACGGTTGGCCGGGTTGTGAGTTTCGTCGCTCTGCTGATCGCGCTGTTCCTGGCCACGCCGCTGCTCGGGAATTCACCGCAGGTGTTCCAGAATATCCAGAACTGGACGGGGCTGTTCACGCCGGGGATCACGGCGCTGTTCTTCCTGGGCATGTTCTGGAAGCGGGCAACGGAGATTGGCGCGCTGGCGGCCGTTATCGGCTCTGTCTTACTGTCGCTCTTCTGGCCTAAACTGTTCCCGGGCATGCCGTTCATGGACCGCGTGGGGATCGTCTTCCTTATCGCCATGGCGATCGGCGTTGTGGTGTCCTATCTCCAGAAACCGCAATCAGAGGAAAAGGTTGTCGATCTTCGTGGGATCAGTTTCCGCACGGGTCCCATCTTCAATTTCGCCTCGATCGCCATCATCGTGATCCTGTGCGGCCTGTATGGCATCTGGTGGTGA
- the bktB gene encoding beta-ketothiolase BktB encodes MTQDVYILSAARTAVGRFGGGFADVPLEDLGTHALKAAIERSGVQADQVESAVVGNVLRTQSKDVYLARTMAISAGMAESSHAVTVNRLCGSGLEAIVQASQQIMLGDVSVAVAGGAESMSRTTYSSSTPRFGQKMGPVTLDDDMLAALSDPFGSGHMGMTAENVSEQFGIDRAAQDAFAEESHRRAIHAIDNGYFREQIVPFEIATRKGTTVIDTDEHARRDVTAQGLSALKPAFKRDGGTVTAGNASGLNDGASMLTLASGDIVKQGGLQPMAKLVSYARAGVAPSIMGTGPIPAVKLALARTGLSVDDIDVIESNEAFAAQACAVAKELNFPAEKTNPNGGAVALGHPIGATGAIITTKCLYELKRTGGRYGLVTLCIGGGQGIAAIFENVQR; translated from the coding sequence GTGACCCAGGATGTCTATATTTTGAGTGCCGCCCGGACCGCCGTTGGCCGGTTTGGCGGCGGCTTTGCTGATGTGCCGTTGGAAGACCTTGGCACCCATGCGTTGAAAGCTGCGATTGAGCGGTCAGGTGTTCAGGCGGACCAGGTCGAATCGGCGGTGGTTGGCAATGTGCTGCGTACCCAGTCCAAGGACGTATACCTGGCACGGACGATGGCCATCAGCGCCGGCATGGCGGAGAGCTCTCACGCCGTCACTGTCAATCGTCTCTGCGGTTCCGGTCTGGAAGCGATCGTGCAGGCGAGCCAGCAGATCATGCTGGGTGACGTCAGCGTGGCCGTCGCTGGCGGCGCCGAATCCATGAGCCGGACGACCTATTCCTCCAGCACCCCGCGCTTTGGCCAGAAAATGGGCCCCGTTACGCTCGACGATGACATGCTGGCGGCGCTCAGCGATCCATTTGGCTCTGGCCATATGGGCATGACGGCGGAAAACGTGTCTGAGCAGTTTGGTATCGACCGCGCCGCACAGGATGCTTTCGCCGAGGAAAGCCATCGCCGCGCCATCCACGCCATCGATAATGGTTATTTCCGTGAACAGATCGTTCCCTTCGAGATTGCCACGCGCAAGGGTACGACGGTCATCGACACCGATGAGCACGCAAGACGCGACGTGACAGCGCAGGGGTTGAGCGCCTTGAAGCCTGCCTTCAAACGCGATGGTGGGACAGTAACGGCCGGAAACGCGTCGGGCCTCAATGATGGCGCATCGATGTTGACGCTGGCATCAGGTGATATTGTGAAGCAGGGCGGCCTTCAGCCCATGGCGAAGCTGGTCAGCTACGCCCGCGCAGGGGTCGCCCCGTCGATCATGGGCACCGGCCCCATTCCGGCGGTCAAACTCGCGCTTGCGAGGACAGGTCTGTCCGTGGACGACATTGATGTCATCGAATCGAATGAGGCCTTCGCCGCGCAAGCCTGTGCTGTGGCCAAGGAACTGAATTTTCCGGCCGAGAAGACCAACCCGAATGGCGGCGCGGTTGCCCTTGGTCACCCGATCGGTGCGACGGGAGCCATCATCACCACCAAGTGTCTGTACGAGCTTAAGCGGACCGGCGGCCGATATGGTCTCGTGACCCTTTGTATCGGCGGCGGGCAGGGGATCGCCGCGATCTTCGAAAACGTTCAGCGCTAG
- the prpB gene encoding methylisocitrate lyase, which produces MLFTKKTAAQKREDFRDMLADGKLHQFPGAFNPLCAQLIERKGFDGVYVSGAVMAADLCLPDVGIANQEEFVTRGRQIARVTDLPAIIDIDTGFGEPMSAARTVRLMEEAGLAGCHIEDQIMPKRCGHLDGKEIVDTQTMIQRIRGAVDGRLDQNFVVIARSDARAVEGLDQTIDRMKAYVDAGADMLFPEALKSEAEFERVRREISVPMLANMTEFGKSRLLNKKELEDLGFNLVIYPVTTLRLAMGEAERGLDHILQHGDQNGILDRMQHRRDLYDLLRYEDYSKFDQDLYNFEVTDTPTN; this is translated from the coding sequence ATGCTCTTTACAAAGAAAACTGCAGCGCAGAAACGCGAGGACTTTCGCGATATGCTGGCGGACGGGAAGCTCCATCAGTTTCCCGGCGCGTTCAATCCTCTCTGTGCGCAACTGATTGAGCGCAAGGGCTTTGACGGCGTCTATGTTTCTGGCGCGGTCATGGCCGCTGACCTCTGCCTGCCGGATGTGGGCATCGCCAATCAGGAGGAGTTCGTCACCCGTGGTCGCCAGATCGCCCGGGTCACGGACCTGCCTGCGATCATCGATATCGATACTGGCTTCGGCGAGCCCATGAGTGCTGCGCGCACCGTCCGCCTCATGGAAGAGGCGGGGCTGGCCGGTTGTCACATCGAAGATCAGATCATGCCAAAGCGCTGTGGTCACCTGGATGGCAAGGAAATTGTCGATACACAGACTATGATCCAGCGCATCAGAGGTGCGGTTGATGGTCGGCTCGACCAGAACTTCGTCGTGATTGCACGTTCCGATGCCCGGGCCGTTGAGGGGCTGGACCAGACGATCGACCGGATGAAGGCGTATGTGGATGCAGGCGCCGACATGCTGTTCCCGGAAGCACTGAAGTCTGAGGCCGAGTTTGAGCGTGTACGGCGCGAGATTTCAGTGCCGATGTTGGCCAATATGACGGAATTCGGCAAAAGCCGCCTTCTGAACAAGAAAGAACTCGAAGATCTCGGCTTCAATCTGGTGATCTATCCGGTGACGACCCTGCGGTTGGCCATGGGTGAGGCGGAGCGCGGGCTTGACCATATTTTGCAGCACGGTGACCAGAACGGTATTCTGGATCGCATGCAGCATCGCCGGGATCTCTATGATCTTCTGCGCTATGAAGACTATTCGAAATTCGACCAGGATCTCTACAATTTCGAGGTGACCGACACCCCGACAAATTGA